From Portunus trituberculatus isolate SZX2019 chromosome 37, ASM1759143v1, whole genome shotgun sequence, one genomic window encodes:
- the LOC123514314 gene encoding uncharacterized protein LOC123514314 gives MDDRYKKRGLKFTSNQDARVLRAVHNQERQRGRRDDVVNLRRQMGTLEDSPHVSCPPKALVNKAEKEAELKKKGLERYQQMLKWKEMRKKQLAKEKKKRMPAFKTGVYQPSPPKYLISGEQKESGKTPKTSLKNRIATPGASLRKVPVFHLGGTPATSLLRMPQFHTGLTPSVSTKKTVLTSKKENKQEDHAIAWNTRGARKNENTKPGKKIGVIGRAIRQRKPNEHEDLGVQPLPLTPPVAASQRKMEPALQGLAYPSFAPADFAFNFEAPQVPKSECLSAAPCDQSMPPSITEAVPQTQLDDKKVVFEVVEPADRKPMEDVSALQKNSSFQDNDVKISGACERELQPADHENSPLQEEIDGVILESAKKKTQPVNQDSLSSEEDKTCEIEIEPENNKRLSLQEEACVSETSENIIQCTTQEKSLIQMDRNACISETSENETEIKNQDDLPLQEEKVAYISESNECSIQATEQEESPKQDNNVYISQINDCVLESESDRNVHEMLADKVPEVDLNHDENTEAENLPESLCNQEKMNKDICVELEEKTEESCERTEDNCLSLSGRHTSSVEVQERETTKPKPKRSSRAAVTPAKHLTRRSVACCFDGTVTPTLSRLRPRTPCSRSTRRSLSAHCDSPWGMYTPSKRCSVKKTPRRSVSKAATLTGLEESHDASLMALELTATRSFHQDTEAEVNVLERSVLPDVHKMTTVDELKKSSSPLMTPENVFRREHGMWTIETSPWINTQSSKKRNKKKAVSDLQGMFDDIPTDGSPIPSHLIPNPPASCATEANTGEEDAVCTNLLFLLQPSIAGNVESPEVDVWGESPAPNALGTPKTSKPKQSSQDEKVIPEEISHTVEDSERCDKQASVSAIPESPAASGDEKVGQKRKTRKSRKSVMFAIEEQENVKTCKLPGTPVHKSTRVSMGLFAKVDLNVEHPINEDQDLMVFETPKSEKKTSCTRRRSARISLLPGMTPSPMKEAAAAPVHTDLITWDSPELRKTSRSTASNLATPVRRSRRLSKAV, from the exons ATGGACGACAG GTACAAGAAGCGAGGACTGAAGTTCACCAGCAATCAGGACGCCCGTGTTCTGAGAGCTGTTCACAACCAAGAGCGGCAGCGTGGCCGCCGAGATGACGTGGTTAACTTGAGGCGCCAGATGGGGACTTTGGAGGACTCCCCACATGTGTCATGTCCTCCCAAGGCTCTAGTGAACAAggctgagaaagaggctgagctAAAGAAGAAGGGAT TGGAGCGCTATCAGCAAATGctaaaatggaaggaaatgagaaaaaagcagttggcaaaggagaaaaagaaacggaTGCCGGCGTTTAAAACAGGAGTATACCAGCCAAGCCCACCAAAATATCTTATTTCTGGAGAG CAAAAAGAATCGGGAAAGACACCCAAGACTTCCCTGAAAAACAGGATAGCTACTCCTGGTGCCTCACTCCGCAAAGTGCCAGTCTTCCATCTGGGAGGAACTCCTGCTACTTCCCTGCTTAGGATGCCACAATTTCATACTGGATTAACACCCAGTGTCTCAACTAAGAAAACAGTTCTAaccagcaagaaagaaaataagcaggAAGATCACGCCATTGCTTGGAATACACGGGGTGCTAGGAAAAATG AGAACACAAAGCCTGGGAAAAAGATTGGTGTTATAGGCCGTGCCATTCGCCAGAGAAAGCCTAATGAGCATGAAGATCTTGGGGtgcagcctctccctctcacaccccCTGTTGCTGCatctcagaggaagatggagccAGCCTTGCAGGGCTTGGCATACCCATCATTTGCTCCTGCTGACTTTGCCTTCAACTTTGAG GCACCACAGGTTCCAAAGAGTGAGTGTCTGTCAGCTGCTCCCTGTGATCAATCAATGCCTCCTAGCATTACAGAAGCTGTTCCACAAACTCAGCTTGATGACAAAAAAGTGGTCTTTGAGGTGGTGGAGCCTGCAGATAGAAAACCAATGGAGGATGTATCAGCACTCCAAAAGAATTCATCATTCCAGGATAATGATGTGAAAATTTCAGGAGCATGTGAAAGAGAACTACAGCCTGCAGATCATGAGAATTCACCTTTGCAAGAAGAAATAGATGGTGTCATTTTAGAAAGTGCTAAAAAGAAAACCCAGCCTGTAAATCAGGATAGTCTATCATCTGAAGAAGACAAAACTTGTGAAATTGAAATAGAAcctgaaaataataagagattGTCACTACAAGAAGAGGCTTGTGTTTCAGAAACTTCTGAAAACATAATCCAATGTACAACTCAAGAAAAATCACTCATACAAATGGACAGAAATGCTTGTAtttcagaaacaagtgaaaatgaaactgaaataaaaaatcaagatGACTTACCACTCCAAGAAGAAAAGGTTGCTTATATTTCAGAAAGTAATGAATGTTCAATCCAGGCAACAGAGCAAGAGGAATCACCAAAACAAGACAATAATGTATATATTTCACAAATAAATGACTGTGTATTGGAATCAGAATCAGATAGAAATGTTCATGAAATGTTGGCTGATAAGGTACCTGAAGTTGATTTAAACCATGATGAAAATACTGAGGCTGAAAATCTTCCTGAATCATTGTGTAATcaagagaaaatgaacaagGACATTTGTGTTGAGCTtgaagagaagacagaagaaagcTGTGAGAGAACTGAAGATAATTGCTTGAGTCTCAGTGGGAGACATACTTCCTCTGTTGAGGTGCAGGAAAGAGAGACTACAAAACCTAAACCTAAAAGATCCAGCAGAGCAGCAGTAACTCCAGCCAAGCATCTCACTAGGAGGTCTGTAGCTTGTTGTTTTGATGGCACTGTCACTCCTACTTTGTCCCGATTGCGCCCCCGAACCCCCTGCAGCAGAAGCACGCGGCGCTCACTGTCTGCCCATTGTGATAGCCCATGGGGGATGTACACTCCCAGCAAACGCTGCTCTGTGAAGAAAACACCACGCCGTTCAGTGAGCAAGGCAGCCACACTCACAGGCCTTGAGGAGAGTCATGATGCTAGTTTGATGGCACTTGAATTAACTGCTACAAGAAGCTTCCATCAAGACACTGAGGCAGAGGTGAATGTGCTGGAAAGATCAGTACTGCCTGATGTTCACAAGATGACCACAGTTGATGAGTTGAAAAAGTCGAGTTCACCGCTGATGACGCCTG AAAATGTATTCCGTCGGGAGCATGGGATGTGGACCATTGAGACAAGCCCTTGGATTAATACACAAAGctcaaagaagaggaacaagaaaaaggcAGTTTCTGATTTGCAGGGAATGTTTGATGACATACCCACTGATG GGTCACCTATCCCATCTCATCTGATTCCCAATCCTCCAGCATCCTGTGCAACAGAGGCTAATACAGGTGAGGAGGATGCTGTATGCAcaaatctcctcttcctcctgcagccttcCATAGCAGGCAATGTTGAATCTCCTG aggTGGATGTATGGGGAGAAAGCCCTGCCCCCAATGCACTGGGAACCCCAAAGACCTCAAAACCAAAGCAATCATCCCAGGATGAAAAAGTGATTCCCGAGGAAATTTCACATACTGTAGAAGACTCAGAGAGATGTGACAAACAAGCTTCAGTCTCTGCTATTCCTGAGTCTCCTGCAGCTTCTGGAGATGAAAAAG TTgggcaaaaaagaaagacaaggaagtcTCGCAAATCAGTAATGTTTGCCATTGAAGAACAGGAGAACGTGAAAACCTGCAAATTACCTGGCACGCCAGTTCATAAATCTACCAGAGTGTCAA